The following is a genomic window from Bactrocera tryoni isolate S06 chromosome 2, CSIRO_BtryS06_freeze2, whole genome shotgun sequence.
TACATTCTTCGAACAATCTTTCAAATCGGAaccatatagctgtcattcaaactgatcgatcaaaatcaagataaatatatttcttttttactaaGTATCCTTAATTCGACTTGAAGTGTGTTTATATCTAAAAATTTTGCTAGAAAAAACTAAAACCTTTCTGTTGGGTTCAAACTTCTGACCGGTTATGTTGCCCAAGCGAGGGCTTTTATTTTTAAGGCTGAGATCTCTTTTTGAATCGGGGCTGGATGATCGTATATTTGCTTTATATCCATTTCTATTATTCGTTTACTATAAGCAAATACATGAAAAACTACATCTTTTACTTTCGAATGTTGGTATAAGAAAGGCATATGTTTATTAAATGCAaaagccaaaaaataaaatatttgaaataaattatatcgcacaattttaatttctcaaattttaaataGTAATTCCTTATAGGTTAATAACTTTATTAAGCACCAACTTTGAGTTTTGCAAATTCTGTAGCTACACGTATGACCTCATCTACATTTTCGTAATTTGTGCCAGAAGCTTGAGCAGATTCAGGTTTTCCACCTCCTTTTCCACCAATAACTTCACTCAACTGCTGCACCCATTCGTTGGCCTTTAGCCCCTTATTCACAGCACTCTTTGGCACTGAAGCCAAACAGAATATTTTCTTCGAATCGGGatcaactgaaaaaaataaagcagcTGCATCAGGGCATAAGGCACGAACTTGCTTCAAGGCACCATCGAGTGCTTTAGTATTGTTATAAGCCTCAAATTGCTTTACTAACAATGTGGCTTTGGGGTTTTCTTGACAAATTTCCTTTGTTTTCTCAATTACTGTTACAGAAACAGCAGCCTTCAATGTCCGCTCTTTATCGTCGAGTgtcttttttaattgctttagcAGATTGCGCATTTCATCTTTCTTCACATAGGGTATGATAGCTTGAGACACCTCTTCGGTCAATTCGACAATTTGTTTCACATAGTTCTTAGAGTTCTTGCCATCTTTATCATCTTCAATTGTAGTTTTTAATGTTTGTATTTGCTTATGAAGTTGATCATATTTCTCTAAAGCTTTTACTGCTTCAGGACCAGTAAGTGCAACGATACGTCGAATGCCTTTAGCGATTGCTTCCTCGCTAGTAATTACAAACTCCATCATATGACCCGAACGTTGTAAATGCGTACCGCCACAAAATTCTACTGATGTTTTCTCTCCGGCATCGCTATCGAGATTACTTTCAAGTTCTTCAACATTCACCCCAAACGATATAACACGTACTGGGTCTGGATAGACCTCATCGAAAACAGAGCGTAGTCCACGGATCTTCTTTGCATTGGCCAACTTTGTTTCTTTTGCGTATATAggtacatttttataaacaatatcTCGTGTTAATAGTTCTGTCTTTGCTACTTGCTCGATTGTCATAGCAGATTTGCTACTAAAATCAAAACGCAATTTATCTGGTACAACTAATGATCCTTTCTGGTCAGTCTCTTTGCCTAGAACTTGAAGCAAGCTATGATTTAGAGCATGAGTGGCGGAATGGTTCTTCATGGTCAACCAACGCCGCTCAGTATCGATTTTAAGTTCGATTTCATCGCCTACAATGAACTCTCCATCAGCTACCccaatatgtaaaatgtaaccACCGCGGTTATAAACAGCATCAACAATGAATTTATCATCGATATTGTTAAGTTTAACAAATAGTCCCTTGTCATATATTTGGCCTCCACTTTctgcataaaaatttgtttggtctAAAATGATTCCTGCCTTACTACCAGCTTCTATCTTATGCACGAATTGGTTCCCAAAACGTAATGCAAGTATTTTGGCAGTGCATGAAGTAAATTTGTAAGGTGAATCCAATTCATCGGATTCAGcttcatatttgtatttaaaggaATCATTTGTGATTTGAATGGATTTAGATTGCAACTCGGAAATGGCATGTACATCTAGGTCGATTTCATCAGCTTTTGTAGTGCTCTTTCCTTGTGACATAATGTATGCAGCTTGTTTCGCTTGTTCATACTCTTCCATATTGATTTCAAGGTTCTTCTCTTCAGCCATTAATTGAGTCAAATCAACCGGAAATCCATATGTGTCATATAACTTCCAGGCCAAATCACCAGGAATTACATTTTGGTTACTTAATTTAGCTACCGTACGATTGAAAAGATCTCGACCGCGCGACAGGGTTTTCAAAAACTGTGCTTCCTCCTCGTTAATTATATCAATTATCTGTTGAGGATTTTTTCGTACCTCTGGAAACGCATCTCCAAGTAAATCTACCACAGTGTGAACTAGTGACCCAAAGAAGCCGGGCTTAGCACTTAGTTTCTCAGTAGCATAcctaaagtaaaaatataatatgtttattCTTTGTGAAATGATATTGTTATCATAAACCCGGAAGTCTTAATTCTTACCTTACAGCACGGCGAAGTATCCGTCTAAGTACATATCCTCTTCCGGTATTATCTGGCGTGCCACCATCAGCGAGTGCAATGGTTATTGTTCTGGCATGATCTGCCAGCACACGGTATGCCATGTCTATACCTTCCACATCTTCAGCACCCACACGACCTGCATATTCTGGTGCACCTGTACCCTCTTGTATGGCTTTGAAGAGCGGTAAGAATAAATCAGTATCGTAGTTGGatcttttattttgaattacagACACTAATCTTTCGAAACCCATGCCACAGTCGATATGTTTCTTTGGTAATGGTTTTAGACTCCCATCTGTCTCACGGTTATATTGTATAAACACTAAGTTCCAGATTTCTAAAACATCTGGATCATCTACATTTACGAGTTCGGGTACACTACGTCCACCAATTCTATCGAAATGCAATTCGGAGCAAGGTCCGCATGGTCCAGTTTCTCCCATTTCCCAAAAATTATCCTTCATACTGCCTGGTATGATGTGCTCGGGGCATAGCCCGAGATCTAACCAAATTTGCTTGCATTCAAGGTCGGGTTCAAGCCCAGAAGCTTTATCTCCACCAAAGTAGGTAACATATAAGCGGTCCTTCGGCAGTTTCATACGTTCCGTTAAGAATTCCCAAGCCCATGtgcatatttcttttttaaaataatctcCAAATGACCAATTGCCAAGCATTTCAAAGAATGTGTGATGGTACACATCTTTGCCTACATCATCCAAATCGTTGTGTTTACCACCGGCTCGTATACACTTTTGAGTATTTGTGGTACGAACCCATTTTGCCATTTCACTATTTGGATCTGCCGTGCCCAAAAATATTGGTTTGAACTGATTCATGCCAGCGTTGGTGAATAGTAAAGTGGGATCATCTAAGGGTATTGTACTAGATGAATGAACGTAAAGATGATCCTTCTCTTTAAAGAAGCCTAGAAAAGCCCCACGGATTTCATTTGCGGTTAAAACTTTCATTTCACAAATGTTATGCTCTGTAAAAacaatatcaacaaaaaaaattatcacttGCGCCACGTGCTCTAAATATTGCACTTTCTATTGCGAAAGTGCATTCGTGTCACAGCACACATTCAAAATACTAAtcaagtgttttttttatttagagacATTGTTAACTAATCCACTTAACGACTTTaatgaaaagtattttgaaatgtgtTACTGAAATAATTTAATCATGCTCACTTTTATCACAATCTCCAATcgtatatttattattgaatttcAGCAACCTGAAGGATGACTACTTCGATCACTTGGATATAAAAACGATATTGGGTTAAATCAGCTGTGATTCCATTAAATGCATATCAAAATCGATTGTAACGTAATTATAACCAAGCTAAAGAGTTTAAGAAACTTTACACAGTGCTTCAATGTCGATAAACGGATAAATCGATTAATTTGACcaacttcattaaaattaatgtaaaagtaatttttctgAGACTATTCCTCCTTAATTTATCCTTGTtcgcttgttcgcgtaccgatccatgttcgcgaaaatgtttgattttttacgatcggtgcgcgagcatgtgtatcgtgtatggcgttgtcggcgcacaaaatctcatttctctcgtatcgccgaacagtgaagatcgcggacaatggcaagtgttaagggcagagcctgctttcgaggcttcaaaaaatcgatttttttggggatttttttgggagggaaagaaataattgatacaagcgaaatttctaggctttatagttatatacttgaacatctttcacaaattttttggatacgaaatctttgatattctgcctttggaaagcaattgcccgatgcatttCGCATGTGCagttttcggacggcgggcaggatgcaggtcgcaatttctatcggaaacaaaaaattcaaagagattcatattttttattaatttatcttctagttaaactaagaaaattccaaaaaaaagtgttaaatttaaaatttgattaaaaattgaataaatagtggcttttgatcaaaaaaattttaatttatgctgtttaaaaatatgttaaaacttgacttttcttaatatttttttagtttaaatagaagataattttatgtcaatgataataaactttgccctaattccatacgacgtttagttttttttctatcctgcccgccaattaagaataatcgtaaaagtgaaaaaccgagaaatcacgcttcaaagttttcgctttttgcctaagcgctcatacatatagtgtaagaaaaataaaagttggaataacttattatcgaaatacaaagaaatatatgaaagagctatattagaaataaattcgaagaaatgttccgcttgcctgtcgctcatgttaactctgtgaagaacgaacgcaaaatggatttgtgtgtcgtgtatgggcaaacgaattcacaccgatcgaacgcacttgtgtgctcgtgtatgggctctATTAAGTACGAACGTAAAATGaatggcacaattccgatttctttggcgccgcgatttgaaggtactaTGAttatataattgattttttttttgggataaGAATATTGTCAACGATAATTATTGACTAGAAAATAGTATTTTACTTCAATAATCGGATTAGGAACACCTTCGGAGGTCATACCCCTCACCCAGTTTAAAAACATTCAGACTAATAACTGTTTTTAACGAAAATACATTTAAACGATAATGACTgttccaaaatttaaaagccAAAGAATGAGAAATAGTCTTTCAATTAAAGGAAATAacttcaaagaaaaattgcaTACATAACAACagggaaaattgaaaattcgaACTTATAATGTACTGGAATTAACGCATCTccaattaaaaagcaaataaatttagaatGTATGTTCAATGCAGTTCCGGATATCTCAAAAGTTTTCCAGAATGATCCTAGAGAAGCAAATTCTCgcaaaatatagtaatttcACGAGAAATGGAATATCGAAAATACTGGAAATGTATTTTTGAGAAGTACACGCCAACGCAGGCTCGAAAGTGCTTAGCGAAAGAGAGAATAAatcgtttttgagatatttgcatttaaagtccgaaaattcaactatttaaaatacgtgTTTCaccgatattttaatttattttacaccattttttttactcttatatccactaacacttcacttatttggttctaaaatttattttctattaagtagtgcaaaaataactttaattcctTATTTAACTTTAACTGAAATCCATTTATTCGTACAATTAGTGTTACTATattttgtaatcgaaaaaaatctttcAGAAATTTCATTATCTTGATAAATCCCGCGTTGGATCGgctagggttatttttttgaagcgcggccggcTAGGATTTAGagtagcatccccggatttcgggaataaaatgggcatcactggaaaggtgacgttctccagatcacgaaaatatatatatgtatatagttgccgctgacttatagttttaagatatttgcatttaaagttgaaaaatttacaacttttacattgataatttgtatattgtgagtaactttttcatttatattatttattttcacttatacccgagacagacatgtagtaacagtaccatagtaaaggtatcatggtattctgtttactacgATGGTGACACACATGgcattaatatttcaaaataggcattaaaaatttcaaaaaaattgtaaacaataaatatgtagatgtgtgttatggagaaaataagtataattatttcaaatactgCAAAGTTAATCTATTTTCATCGCAAAAAAGCGATTTGGTTAATGTTTCTCTAAAGTCCTCATATAAAATGAGGCATTTCCTGCTTTTCCggaagaaaaattgtgaaaaatgttttgttttgcatttcaataattaattttttaagtcattttgacagaatatttcgaagagcttttgtgtaaaagcttttagcaaagtttgttacctgttttttagctgtgtttatgcaaataccacaatgaaacatcatagtattgttaccagcaaaatactacattgctcatataatattttgctggtatttggtgacacacatgtggtatttgtactatatatggtattgttactagatgtctgtctcaggtattactaacacttcactataacgtttctgtatattaatttttttaatatttgttgtaaataaagcacaataagaaaagggtttCCATGGTtactttttttgaagcgcggcgcggaaaaaaaataaccatggcaacctttctatatatatattttcgtgatctggagaacgtcacctttccagtgatacccattctggctgggatttag
Proteins encoded in this region:
- the LOC120767354 gene encoding alanine--tRNA ligase, cytoplasmic, giving the protein MKVLTANEIRGAFLGFFKEKDHLYVHSSSTIPLDDPTLLFTNAGMNQFKPIFLGTADPNSEMAKWVRTTNTQKCIRAGGKHNDLDDVGKDVYHHTFFEMLGNWSFGDYFKKEICTWAWEFLTERMKLPKDRLYVTYFGGDKASGLEPDLECKQIWLDLGLCPEHIIPGSMKDNFWEMGETGPCGPCSELHFDRIGGRSVPELVNVDDPDVLEIWNLVFIQYNRETDGSLKPLPKKHIDCGMGFERLVSVIQNKRSNYDTDLFLPLFKAIQEGTGAPEYAGRVGAEDVEGIDMAYRVLADHARTITIALADGGTPDNTGRGYVLRRILRRAVRYATEKLSAKPGFFGSLVHTVVDLLGDAFPEVRKNPQQIIDIINEEEAQFLKTLSRGRDLFNRTVAKLSNQNVIPGDLAWKLYDTYGFPVDLTQLMAEEKNLEINMEEYEQAKQAAYIMSQGKSTTKADEIDLDVHAISELQSKSIQITNDSFKYKYEAESDELDSPYKFTSCTAKILALRFGNQFVHKIEAGSKAGIILDQTNFYAESGGQIYDKGLFVKLNNIDDKFIVDAVYNRGGYILHIGVADGEFIVGDEIELKIDTERRWLTMKNHSATHALNHSLLQVLGKETDQKGSLVVPDKLRFDFSSKSAMTIEQVAKTELLTRDIVYKNVPIYAKETKLANAKKIRGLRSVFDEVYPDPVRVISFGVNVEELESNLDSDAGEKTSVEFCGGTHLQRSGHMMEFVITSEEAIAKGIRRIVALTGPEAVKALEKYDQLHKQIQTLKTTIEDDKDGKNSKNYVKQIVELTEEVSQAIIPYVKKDEMRNLLKQLKKTLDDKERTLKAAVSVTVIEKTKEICQENPKATLLVKQFEAYNNTKALDGALKQVRALCPDAAALFFSVDPDSKKIFCLASVPKSAVNKGLKANEWVQQLSEVIGGKGGGKPESAQASGTNYENVDEVIRVATEFAKLKVGA